One region of Salvelinus namaycush isolate Seneca chromosome 3, SaNama_1.0, whole genome shotgun sequence genomic DNA includes:
- the LOC120041079 gene encoding transcription factor E4F1-like isoform X3 — MNVENNNTAETVSEQTDHGNNIVTIQTTLGDEDEDVHKCGRCQSEFCTLEAFIQHKLQQNCTRAQEPQVPVNKLRDDNQKVFAPDGTSATLTRMDGSGLSSDEPDKSNNNVLSGEVEVEGHSSRSRRKRGSTGKATVQTEGTEAHSPDGADKPVYRVNKDGRYICQTCEKTFKTTNILRTHMITHSENKNFPCELCGSAFRTKGSLIRHNRRHTDERPYRCNLCGLSFRESGALTRHLKSITPCTEKIRFNQYKEILVSKDGQQKGVEAEAASLAAQQEVEQQEEEEAQAAVVSVVETDSGEQEVIHEVHFHMEVEGEGQEQQVILEQAQADALVAEGDNLICQAIINSGIALEAVTETEEEAEEQAMDGMPKEVLQVRDVEGRMTEIQDMSDKQEDLPPSKSHKCPHCSRSFKALNYLRFHVKGHLGCKPFKCVMCQKDFLTGYLLKKHMEVHLSERRYKCGECGKLYKTIGHVREHMRAHSEERPYNCNSCDKGYKTKNALQVHQRTHAQEKPYVCQFCSRGFREKGSLVRHIRHHTGEKPFKCHKCGRGFAEHGTLNRHLRAKGGCYAGQKEGSGEEGMLVSEEQESADSLATAAIMSDDPHAVLVEFSSVVADTQEYIIRAPGVEEEEEGQGEEVTLIQDNENQMGNHIMKVVQQIVNQSRGGVGGHQIIVRNVSMDEGTSISDCGDTITIATPENLTAQVAMTLASAISDGTLLAGGGALETPDGTVTMVTTSGGEDMVEVMEQQQEEEFVITSSEEVEIQTVII; from the exons AtgaatgtagaaaataataatacGGCAGAAACAGTGAGCGAGCAAACGGATCACGGCAACAACATCGTCACAATTCAAACAACTCTCGGAGATGAAG ATGAAGATGTCCACAAGTGCGGACGCTGCCAGTCCGAGTTTTGTACGCTGGAGGCATTCATCCAGCACAAACTCCAGCAGAACTGCACGCGGGCACAGGAACCCCAGGTGCCCGTCAATAAACTCCGAGATGACAACCAAAAG GTTTTTGCCCCAGATGGAACTTCTGCTACCTTGACAAGAATGGATGGAAGTGGACTGTCTTCAGATGAACCAGACAAGTCCAACAACAACG TTCTCTCAGGTGAGGTAGAAGTTGAAGGCCACTCCTCTCGAAGTCGCAGGAAGAGGGGTAGCACAGGGAAGGCTACTGTCCAAACAGAGGGGACCGAGGCCCACAGCCCTGACGGTGCAGACAAGCCAGTCTACAGGGTCAACAAAGATGGACGCTACATTTGCCAAACATGTGAGAAGACATTCAAAACG ACAAACATCCTGAGAACCCATATGATCACCCACAGTGAGAATAAGAATTTCCCCTGTGAGCTCTGTGGGAGTGCCTTCCGCACCAAAGGCTCCCTGATTCGTCACAACCGCCGTCACACAG aTGAGCGCCCATACCGCTGTAACCTGTGTGGGCTCTCCTTCAGGGAGTCAGGGGCTCTGACCAGACATCTCAAGTCCATCACCCCCTGCACTGAGAAGATCCGCTTCAACCAGTACAAGGAGATCCTCGTCAGCAAGGACGGACAGCAGAAAG GAGTGGAGGCTGAGGCCGCCTCATTGGCTGCTCAGCAGGAAGTGGAGcagcaggaggaagaggaagcgCAGGCGGCGGTGGTCAGCGTGGTGGAGACTGACAGCGGAGAACAGGAAGTCATCCACGAGGTCCACTTCCAcatggaggtagagggagaagggCAGGAACAGCAG GTTATATTGGAGCAGGCTCAGGCAGATGCCCTGGTGGCCGAGGGAGACAACCTCATCTGCCAGGCCATCATCAACTCTGGCATCGCCCTGGAGGCAGTCACTGAGACTGAGGAGGAGGCCGAGGAGCAGGCAATGGACGGGATGCCTAAAGAGGTCCTGCAGGTCAGGGACGTGGAGGGCAGGATGACAGAGATCCAG GACATGTCTGACAAGCAGGAGGATCTGCCGCCGTCTAAAAGTCACAAGTGTCCTCACTGCAGTCGCTCCTTTAAGGCGCTCAACTACCTCCGCTTCCATGTCAAAGGTCACCTCG GCTGCAAGCCCTTCAAGTGTGTGATGTGTCAGaaagacttcctgacaggctaCCTGTTGAAGAAGCACATGGAGGTCCACCTGAGTGAGAGGCGGTATAAGTGTGGTGAGTGCGGCAAGCTGTACAAGACCATCGGACACGTCCGGGAACACATGAGGGCCCACTCCGAGGAACGGCCGTACAACTGCAACAGCTGTGACAAGGGATACAAGACCAAG AATGCCTTGCAGGTGCACCAGCGGACGCACGCCCAGGAGAAGCCGTACGTGTGCCAGTTCTGCTCGCGGGGCTTCAGGGAGAAGGGTTCTCTAGTGCGCCACATCCGCCATCACACCGGAGAGAAGCCCTTCAAGTGTCACAAGTGTGGGCGGGGCTTCGCCGAGCATGGCACCCTCAACCGCCACTTACGTGCCAAAG gtGGCTGTTATGCTGGCCAGAAGGAGGGGTCTGGGGAGGAAGGCATGCTGGTCTCAGAGGAGCAGGAATCTGCAGACAGCCTGGCCACAGCAGCCATCATGTCAGACGACCCCcacgctgtgctggtggagtttTCCTCTGTGGTGGCTGACACCCAGGAGTACATCATTAGG GCCccaggagtggaggaggaggaggaggggcaggGCGAGGAGGTGACTCTCATCCAAGACAACGAGAATCAG ATGGGCAACCACATCATGAAGGTGGTGCAGCAGATCGTCAACCAATCACGTGGCGGCGTCGGCGGCCACCAAATCATTGTGCGCAACGTCTCCATGGACGAGGGCACATCCATCTCCGACTGTGGCGACACCATCACCATAGCGACGCCTGAGAACCTGACCGCGCAGGTCGCCATGACCCTGGCCTCAGCCATCAGCGACGGAACCCTTCTGGCAGGAGGCGGCGCCCTGGAAACGCCTGATGGCACGGTCACCATGGTAACGACATCGGGGGGCGAGGACATGGTCGAGGTGAtggagcagcagcaggaggaggagtTTGTTATTACGTCATCGGAGGAGGTGGAGATCCAGACAGTCATTATATGA
- the LOC120041079 gene encoding transcription factor E4F1-like isoform X1, translating to MNVENNNTAETVSEQTDHGNNIVTIQTTLGDEDEDVHKCGRCQSEFCTLEAFIQHKLQQNCTRAQEPQVPVNKLRDDNQKVFAPDGTSATLTRMDGSGLSSDEPDKSNNNVLSGEVEVEGHSSRSRRKRGSTGKATVQTEGTEAHSPDGADKPVYRVNKDGRYICQTCEKTFKTTNILRTHMITHSENKNFPCELCGSAFRTKGSLIRHNRRHTDERPYRCNLCGLSFRESGALTRHLKSITPCTEKIRFNQYKEILVSKDGQQKGVEAEAASLAAQQEVEQQEEEEAQAAVVSVVETDSGEQEVIHEVHFHMEVEGEGQEQQVILEQAQADALVAEGDNLICQAIINSGIALEAVTETEEEAEEQAMDGMPKEVLQVRDVEGRMTEIQVMEECVEMEMVDMSDKQEDLPPSKSHKCPHCSRSFKALNYLRFHVKGHLGCKPFKCVMCQKDFLTGYLLKKHMEVHLSERRYKCGECGKLYKTIGHVREHMRAHSEERPYNCNSCDKGYKTKNALQVHQRTHAQEKPYVCQFCSRGFREKGSLVRHIRHHTGEKPFKCHKCGRGFAEHGTLNRHLRAKGGCYAGQKEGSGEEGMLVSEEQESADSLATAAIMSDDPHAVLVEFSSVVADTQEYIIRAPGVEEEEEGQGEEVTLIQDNENQMGNHIMKVVQQIVNQSRGGVGGHQIIVRNVSMDEGTSISDCGDTITIATPENLTAQVAMTLASAISDGTLLAGGGALETPDGTVTMVTTSGGEDMVEVMEQQQEEEFVITSSEEVEIQTVII from the exons AtgaatgtagaaaataataatacGGCAGAAACAGTGAGCGAGCAAACGGATCACGGCAACAACATCGTCACAATTCAAACAACTCTCGGAGATGAAG ATGAAGATGTCCACAAGTGCGGACGCTGCCAGTCCGAGTTTTGTACGCTGGAGGCATTCATCCAGCACAAACTCCAGCAGAACTGCACGCGGGCACAGGAACCCCAGGTGCCCGTCAATAAACTCCGAGATGACAACCAAAAG GTTTTTGCCCCAGATGGAACTTCTGCTACCTTGACAAGAATGGATGGAAGTGGACTGTCTTCAGATGAACCAGACAAGTCCAACAACAACG TTCTCTCAGGTGAGGTAGAAGTTGAAGGCCACTCCTCTCGAAGTCGCAGGAAGAGGGGTAGCACAGGGAAGGCTACTGTCCAAACAGAGGGGACCGAGGCCCACAGCCCTGACGGTGCAGACAAGCCAGTCTACAGGGTCAACAAAGATGGACGCTACATTTGCCAAACATGTGAGAAGACATTCAAAACG ACAAACATCCTGAGAACCCATATGATCACCCACAGTGAGAATAAGAATTTCCCCTGTGAGCTCTGTGGGAGTGCCTTCCGCACCAAAGGCTCCCTGATTCGTCACAACCGCCGTCACACAG aTGAGCGCCCATACCGCTGTAACCTGTGTGGGCTCTCCTTCAGGGAGTCAGGGGCTCTGACCAGACATCTCAAGTCCATCACCCCCTGCACTGAGAAGATCCGCTTCAACCAGTACAAGGAGATCCTCGTCAGCAAGGACGGACAGCAGAAAG GAGTGGAGGCTGAGGCCGCCTCATTGGCTGCTCAGCAGGAAGTGGAGcagcaggaggaagaggaagcgCAGGCGGCGGTGGTCAGCGTGGTGGAGACTGACAGCGGAGAACAGGAAGTCATCCACGAGGTCCACTTCCAcatggaggtagagggagaagggCAGGAACAGCAG GTTATATTGGAGCAGGCTCAGGCAGATGCCCTGGTGGCCGAGGGAGACAACCTCATCTGCCAGGCCATCATCAACTCTGGCATCGCCCTGGAGGCAGTCACTGAGACTGAGGAGGAGGCCGAGGAGCAGGCAATGGACGGGATGCCTAAAGAGGTCCTGCAGGTCAGGGACGTGGAGGGCAGGATGACAGAGATCCAGGTGATGGAGGAGTGTGTGGAGATGGAGATGGTG GACATGTCTGACAAGCAGGAGGATCTGCCGCCGTCTAAAAGTCACAAGTGTCCTCACTGCAGTCGCTCCTTTAAGGCGCTCAACTACCTCCGCTTCCATGTCAAAGGTCACCTCG GCTGCAAGCCCTTCAAGTGTGTGATGTGTCAGaaagacttcctgacaggctaCCTGTTGAAGAAGCACATGGAGGTCCACCTGAGTGAGAGGCGGTATAAGTGTGGTGAGTGCGGCAAGCTGTACAAGACCATCGGACACGTCCGGGAACACATGAGGGCCCACTCCGAGGAACGGCCGTACAACTGCAACAGCTGTGACAAGGGATACAAGACCAAG AATGCCTTGCAGGTGCACCAGCGGACGCACGCCCAGGAGAAGCCGTACGTGTGCCAGTTCTGCTCGCGGGGCTTCAGGGAGAAGGGTTCTCTAGTGCGCCACATCCGCCATCACACCGGAGAGAAGCCCTTCAAGTGTCACAAGTGTGGGCGGGGCTTCGCCGAGCATGGCACCCTCAACCGCCACTTACGTGCCAAAG gtGGCTGTTATGCTGGCCAGAAGGAGGGGTCTGGGGAGGAAGGCATGCTGGTCTCAGAGGAGCAGGAATCTGCAGACAGCCTGGCCACAGCAGCCATCATGTCAGACGACCCCcacgctgtgctggtggagtttTCCTCTGTGGTGGCTGACACCCAGGAGTACATCATTAGG GCCccaggagtggaggaggaggaggaggggcaggGCGAGGAGGTGACTCTCATCCAAGACAACGAGAATCAG ATGGGCAACCACATCATGAAGGTGGTGCAGCAGATCGTCAACCAATCACGTGGCGGCGTCGGCGGCCACCAAATCATTGTGCGCAACGTCTCCATGGACGAGGGCACATCCATCTCCGACTGTGGCGACACCATCACCATAGCGACGCCTGAGAACCTGACCGCGCAGGTCGCCATGACCCTGGCCTCAGCCATCAGCGACGGAACCCTTCTGGCAGGAGGCGGCGCCCTGGAAACGCCTGATGGCACGGTCACCATGGTAACGACATCGGGGGGCGAGGACATGGTCGAGGTGAtggagcagcagcaggaggaggagtTTGTTATTACGTCATCGGAGGAGGTGGAGATCCAGACAGTCATTATATGA
- the LOC120041079 gene encoding transcription factor E4F1-like isoform X2 — translation MNVENNNTAETVSEQTDHGNNIVTIQTTLGDEDEDVHKCGRCQSEFCTLEAFIQHKLQQNCTRAQEPQVPVNKLRDDNQKVFAPDGTSATLTRMDGSGLSSDEPDKSNNNGEVEVEGHSSRSRRKRGSTGKATVQTEGTEAHSPDGADKPVYRVNKDGRYICQTCEKTFKTTNILRTHMITHSENKNFPCELCGSAFRTKGSLIRHNRRHTDERPYRCNLCGLSFRESGALTRHLKSITPCTEKIRFNQYKEILVSKDGQQKGVEAEAASLAAQQEVEQQEEEEAQAAVVSVVETDSGEQEVIHEVHFHMEVEGEGQEQQVILEQAQADALVAEGDNLICQAIINSGIALEAVTETEEEAEEQAMDGMPKEVLQVRDVEGRMTEIQVMEECVEMEMVDMSDKQEDLPPSKSHKCPHCSRSFKALNYLRFHVKGHLGCKPFKCVMCQKDFLTGYLLKKHMEVHLSERRYKCGECGKLYKTIGHVREHMRAHSEERPYNCNSCDKGYKTKNALQVHQRTHAQEKPYVCQFCSRGFREKGSLVRHIRHHTGEKPFKCHKCGRGFAEHGTLNRHLRAKGGCYAGQKEGSGEEGMLVSEEQESADSLATAAIMSDDPHAVLVEFSSVVADTQEYIIRAPGVEEEEEGQGEEVTLIQDNENQMGNHIMKVVQQIVNQSRGGVGGHQIIVRNVSMDEGTSISDCGDTITIATPENLTAQVAMTLASAISDGTLLAGGGALETPDGTVTMVTTSGGEDMVEVMEQQQEEEFVITSSEEVEIQTVII, via the exons AtgaatgtagaaaataataatacGGCAGAAACAGTGAGCGAGCAAACGGATCACGGCAACAACATCGTCACAATTCAAACAACTCTCGGAGATGAAG ATGAAGATGTCCACAAGTGCGGACGCTGCCAGTCCGAGTTTTGTACGCTGGAGGCATTCATCCAGCACAAACTCCAGCAGAACTGCACGCGGGCACAGGAACCCCAGGTGCCCGTCAATAAACTCCGAGATGACAACCAAAAG GTTTTTGCCCCAGATGGAACTTCTGCTACCTTGACAAGAATGGATGGAAGTGGACTGTCTTCAGATGAACCAGACAAGTCCAACAACAACG GTGAGGTAGAAGTTGAAGGCCACTCCTCTCGAAGTCGCAGGAAGAGGGGTAGCACAGGGAAGGCTACTGTCCAAACAGAGGGGACCGAGGCCCACAGCCCTGACGGTGCAGACAAGCCAGTCTACAGGGTCAACAAAGATGGACGCTACATTTGCCAAACATGTGAGAAGACATTCAAAACG ACAAACATCCTGAGAACCCATATGATCACCCACAGTGAGAATAAGAATTTCCCCTGTGAGCTCTGTGGGAGTGCCTTCCGCACCAAAGGCTCCCTGATTCGTCACAACCGCCGTCACACAG aTGAGCGCCCATACCGCTGTAACCTGTGTGGGCTCTCCTTCAGGGAGTCAGGGGCTCTGACCAGACATCTCAAGTCCATCACCCCCTGCACTGAGAAGATCCGCTTCAACCAGTACAAGGAGATCCTCGTCAGCAAGGACGGACAGCAGAAAG GAGTGGAGGCTGAGGCCGCCTCATTGGCTGCTCAGCAGGAAGTGGAGcagcaggaggaagaggaagcgCAGGCGGCGGTGGTCAGCGTGGTGGAGACTGACAGCGGAGAACAGGAAGTCATCCACGAGGTCCACTTCCAcatggaggtagagggagaagggCAGGAACAGCAG GTTATATTGGAGCAGGCTCAGGCAGATGCCCTGGTGGCCGAGGGAGACAACCTCATCTGCCAGGCCATCATCAACTCTGGCATCGCCCTGGAGGCAGTCACTGAGACTGAGGAGGAGGCCGAGGAGCAGGCAATGGACGGGATGCCTAAAGAGGTCCTGCAGGTCAGGGACGTGGAGGGCAGGATGACAGAGATCCAGGTGATGGAGGAGTGTGTGGAGATGGAGATGGTG GACATGTCTGACAAGCAGGAGGATCTGCCGCCGTCTAAAAGTCACAAGTGTCCTCACTGCAGTCGCTCCTTTAAGGCGCTCAACTACCTCCGCTTCCATGTCAAAGGTCACCTCG GCTGCAAGCCCTTCAAGTGTGTGATGTGTCAGaaagacttcctgacaggctaCCTGTTGAAGAAGCACATGGAGGTCCACCTGAGTGAGAGGCGGTATAAGTGTGGTGAGTGCGGCAAGCTGTACAAGACCATCGGACACGTCCGGGAACACATGAGGGCCCACTCCGAGGAACGGCCGTACAACTGCAACAGCTGTGACAAGGGATACAAGACCAAG AATGCCTTGCAGGTGCACCAGCGGACGCACGCCCAGGAGAAGCCGTACGTGTGCCAGTTCTGCTCGCGGGGCTTCAGGGAGAAGGGTTCTCTAGTGCGCCACATCCGCCATCACACCGGAGAGAAGCCCTTCAAGTGTCACAAGTGTGGGCGGGGCTTCGCCGAGCATGGCACCCTCAACCGCCACTTACGTGCCAAAG gtGGCTGTTATGCTGGCCAGAAGGAGGGGTCTGGGGAGGAAGGCATGCTGGTCTCAGAGGAGCAGGAATCTGCAGACAGCCTGGCCACAGCAGCCATCATGTCAGACGACCCCcacgctgtgctggtggagtttTCCTCTGTGGTGGCTGACACCCAGGAGTACATCATTAGG GCCccaggagtggaggaggaggaggaggggcaggGCGAGGAGGTGACTCTCATCCAAGACAACGAGAATCAG ATGGGCAACCACATCATGAAGGTGGTGCAGCAGATCGTCAACCAATCACGTGGCGGCGTCGGCGGCCACCAAATCATTGTGCGCAACGTCTCCATGGACGAGGGCACATCCATCTCCGACTGTGGCGACACCATCACCATAGCGACGCCTGAGAACCTGACCGCGCAGGTCGCCATGACCCTGGCCTCAGCCATCAGCGACGGAACCCTTCTGGCAGGAGGCGGCGCCCTGGAAACGCCTGATGGCACGGTCACCATGGTAACGACATCGGGGGGCGAGGACATGGTCGAGGTGAtggagcagcagcaggaggaggagtTTGTTATTACGTCATCGGAGGAGGTGGAGATCCAGACAGTCATTATATGA
- the LOC120041097 gene encoding hexosaminidase D-like, with translation MVTKRQALRAVVLCLVLVAAVKLLLSEYRTERKQKLAIMDPGSFWHQGPNVKEAVTVHKSEVINYFVNWAQKPEVPEPPVEKGADTVPLETSKVPARIVHLDLKGAAPKVKYMKQIFPLFSSLGADGVLLEYEDMFPYHGNLTILRSPYAYSMEDIEEIKSLAKLNKLELIPLVQVFGHLEFVLKHERYFHLREVRAFPNSLNPHHPGSVALVKDMVSQVMDCHPDARWFHMGADEVRGLGESQDSKNWLHSNKGDVGKMFLNHAVSLARFITERRSGVRVILWDDMLRKISPATIKESGLQDLASPTIWNYLKKMDTDGIGTLISRYHEAGFKGVWFASAFKGGTGIDQRWTPLDYQLQNHLSWIKVMNSMTKYPNITLHGILLTGWQRFEHHTVLCELLPVGIPSLAMCLQSLKHGTFDEKAKMEAHHILGCNIKVEKDICEGSGAFSGSQIYHMVFYIHTNLQKEVEALMKHYHIKGGFSRYHRKYNFANPRIIGFFQGRLKKLLDKWETYIENFRMEMEGIYFPDTVEEWMEENVNANMDLLRENARDAERILKLNGQPKSLKTL, from the exons ATGGTAACAAAAAGGCAGGCCCTCAGAGCTGTTGTACTTTGTCTGGTGCTTGTTGCTGCTGTCAAACTTCTGCTTTCGGAATACAG AACTGAAAGGAAACAGAAGTTGGCCATCATGGATCCTGGCTCATTTTGGCACCAGGGACCAAACGTGAAGGAGGCTGTTACTGTACACAAGTCAGAGGTTATAAACTATTTTGTTAACTGGGCCCAGAAACCAGAGGTTCCAGAGCCTCCAGTAGAAAAAGGAGCAGACACAGTACCTCTGGAAACCAGCAAAGTCCCTGCAAGAATAGTACACCTGGATCTGAAAGGTGCTGCACCCAAAGTCAAATACATGAAGCAG ATCTTCCCGCTCTTCTCCTCTCTGGGTGCTGATGGTGTTCTGCTAGAGTACGAGGACATGTTTCCCTACCATGGAAACCTGACGATTCTCAGGTCACCGTATGCCTACAG TATGGAAGATATAGAGGAGATAAAGAGCCTAGCCAAACTCAACAAGCTGGAACTGATTCCTTTAGTGCAAGTGTTTGGACACCTCGAG TTTGTGTTGAAGCATGAGAGGTATTTCCACCTGAGGGAGGTGAGGGCTTTCCCTAACAGTCTGAACCCCCACCATCCTGGCTCTGTGGCTCTGGTCAAGGACATGGTCTCCCAGGTCATGGACTGTCACCCTGACGCACGCTGGTTCCACATGGGGGCTGATGAG GTGAGGGGTCTGGGAGAGAGCCAGGACTCTAAAAACTGGTTACATAGCAACAAGGGGGACGTTGGGAAAATGTTCCTGAACCATGCAGTGTCATTGGCCCGTTTCATCACAGAGagaaggtcaggggtcagagtgATTCTGTGGGACGACATGTTGAGGAAGATCAGCCCTGCCACTATTAAAG AGTCAGGCCTGCAGGATCTAGCTTCCCCAACAATATGGAACTATTTGAAGAAAATGGATACAGATGGTATAG GAACGTTGATATCTAGATACCACGAGGCCGGTTTCAAGGGTGTATGGTTCGCCAGTGCATTTAAAGGGGGCACAGGTATTGACCAGCGATGGACCCCTCTTGACTATCAGCTACAGAACCATCTGTCCTGGATAAAGGTCATGAACTCTATGACTAAATACCCCAACATAACCCTCCATGGTATCCTGCTAACCGGATGGCAGAG GTTTGAGCACCATACAGTGTTGTGTGAACTCCTCCCAGTTGGCATTCCCTCCCTGGCTATGTGTCTACAGAGCTTAAAGCATG GTACATTTGACGAAAAGGCAAAGATGGAGGCTCACCACATACTGGGTTGCAACATCAAGGTGGAGAAAGATATCTG TGAGGGGAGTGGAGCCTTCTCAGGCTCTCAGATCTACCACATGGTGTTTTACATTCACACAAACCTGCAGAAGGAGGTGGAGGCCCTCATGAAACACTA CCACATCAAAGGGGGTTTCAGTCGCTACCACAGAAAATACAATTTTGCAAATCCAAGAATTATAGGATTCTTCCAAGGTCGGCTGAAGAA ACTGTTGGATAAGTGGGAGACGTACATAGAGAACTTCCGTATGGAGATGGAGGGTATCTACTTCCCAGACACAgtggaggagtggatggaggagAATGTCAACGCCAACATGGATCTACTGAGAGAGAATGCCCGGGATGCCGAGCGAATCCTAAAACTGAATGGACAGCCCAAGTCACTGAAGACCTTATAG